From a region of the Lactuca sativa cultivar Salinas chromosome 4, Lsat_Salinas_v11, whole genome shotgun sequence genome:
- the LOC111893452 gene encoding protein SIEVE ELEMENT OCCLUSION B: MKLDKQGTRFIYHFIPLMECIKGSKNLLFLHQTELNLSLLQPPPPPSMAAASTSRRPRGDRHMFSSSDDNAMMKHILATHAPDGSSFDVKPLLQIIDDIMRRAAPANTQPPAPPGNQAEVDAIIERVIYSDLDEMLEIMAITINKVSCEISCKCIGGGDAHASTTGIFNMLSNYEWDAKAVISLAAFAVNYGEFWLVAQLYTANPLAKSLAHLKQLPDVLERGEALKPRFEAVTTLIKAMLELTRCIVEFKELPGQYITPETPELMTATAHIPTAVYWIIRSIVACASILINLIGMGHEHITTTTEAWELSSLAHKISNIHDHLKDQLDLCNHHINEKRQIEAYLTILRIMDTGHLDNTKPLRHLIYLKDDQPPLYESSTKTRVTIEVLKKKIVLLLISDLDIPPEELSVLDQMYREAKQSPTRPESQYEVVWLPVVPNLRSTPWTDEDQIKFEGVRNMMPWYSVFHPSLLDPAAIKYIKEVWHFNQKPMLVVMDPQGRIVNTNALHMMWIWGSVAFPFTSLREEALWKEETWRIELLADSIEPMIFNWIADGKYICLYGGEDLEWIRRFTTTAQAVARAAGIQLEMLYVGKSNPREKVRKNNDIIRSENLSYVLPDLTLIWFFWVRLESMLHSKLQHGKSFEEDPILREINVMLTYDGNDQGWAVICRGSNDWMRRASGESVLKGLTNYNDWQGDAQERGFLPALNDHLEANQPPHHCNRLILPGTTGSVPERVVCAECGRSMERFFLYRCCTD; encoded by the exons ATGAAGCTAGACAAGCAAGGTACAAGATTCATCTATCACTTTATTCCACTTATGGAGTGTATAAAAGGCTCTAAAAACCTTCTATTTCTTCACCAAACTGAACTCAATCTCTCTTTGcttcaaccaccaccaccaccttcaatGGCTGCTGCCAGCACAAGCCGCCGTCCAAGAGGCGACCGTCATATGTTCTCATCTTCAGATGACAATGCCATGATGAAACATATCTTGGCCACACATGCACCAGATGGCTCCTCCTTTGATGTTAAACCTCTTCTACAGATCATCGATGACATCATGCGTAGGGCCGCCCCCGCCAACACCCAACCACCCGCCCCTCCT GGTAATCAAGCGGAAGTGGACGCAATTATTGAGCGTGTGATTTACAGCGATCTTGACGAGATGCTTGAAATAATGGCAATCACAATCAATAAGGTTTCGTGCGAG ATTTCTTGCAAGTGTATTGGTGGTGGAGACGCGCATGCAAGCACTACGGGGATCTTCAACATGCTTTCCAACTACGAGTGGGATGCAAAAGCTGTTATTTCTTTAGCAGCTTTTGCAGTGAATTATGGCGAGTTTTGGTTGGTGGCACAGCTTTATACTGCCAACCCACTCGCCAAATCACTGGCCCACCTTAAGCAGCTACCTGACGTGCTTGAGCGTGGTGAAGCTCTCAAACCGAGGTTTGAGGCTGTCACCACCCTCATTAAGGCCATGCTTGAGTTGACACGTTGCATTGTTGAATTTAAAGAGCTCCCCGGTCAGTATATCACCCCCGAAACACCGGAATTAATGACGGCCACCGCTCATATTCCCACTGCGGTTTATTGGATTATCCGTAGCATTGTGGCTTGTGCGTCCATACTTATCAACCTTATCGGAATGGGCCATGA gcATATTACGACGACCACAGAAGCTTGGGAGTTATCGAGTTTGGCCCACAAGATCAGCAATATTCATGATCATCTCAAAGACCAATTAGACCTTTGCAATCACCACATTA ATGAAAAGAGGCAGATTGAAGCGTACCTAACGATTCTTCGCATTATGGATACCGGGCATCTCGATAACACGAAGCCTCTCAGGCATTTGATTTACTTGAAGGACGATCAACCACCTTTGTATGAAAGCTCTACAAAGACTCGG GTTACAATCGAGGTACTAAAGAAAAAGATTGTGTTGCTTCTCATTTCGGACCTCGACATCCCTCCAGAGGAGCTATCGGTTCTTGACCAGATGTATAGGGAAGCGAAGCAAAGCCCAACAAGGCCCGAGAGCCAGTACGAAGTCGTCTGGCTCCCGGTGGTTCCCAATCTTCGGTCCACACCGTGGACCGATGAGGACCAGATCAAGTTCGAGGGGGTAAGAAACATGATGCCATGGTATTCAGTGTTCCACCCCTCGTTGCTTGATCCAGCAGCGATCAAGTACATCAAGGAGGTGTGGCACTTCAACCAGAAACCAATGTTGGTGGTGATGGATCCTCAAGGGAGGATTGTTAACACCAACGCGTTACATATGATGTGGATTTGGGGGAGTGTGGCTTTCCCTTTCACTAGCTTGAGGGAAGAAGCCCTGTGGAAGGAGGAAACTTGGAGGATTGAGTTGCTAGCAGATTCCATCGAGCCAATGATTTTCAATTGG ATTGCTGACGGGAAGTACATTTGTTTGTACGGAGGGGAGGATTTGGAGTGGATAAGGAGGTTTACAACCACCGCACAGGCGGTGGCGCGTGCAGCAGGGATCCAGCTGGAGATGTTGTATGTTGGAAAGAGTAACCCTAGGGAGAAAGTGAGAAAGAACAATGACATAATCCGATCAGAGAATCTTAGCTACGTGCTTCCAGATTTGACCCTGATATGGTTCTTCTGGGTGCGACTAGAGAGCATGTTGCACTCCAAGTTACAACACGGGAAGTCTTTTGAGGAAGATCCGATTTTGAGAGAGATTAATGTGATGCTTACCTACGACGGAAACGACCAGGGATGGGCGGTGATCTGCCGTGGCTCAAACGACTGGATGCGTAGGGCAAGTGGCGAAAGTGTTTTGAAGGGATTGACGAACTACAATGATTGGCAAGGGGATGCTCAAGAGAGAGGGTTTCTGCCGGCTTTGAATGATCATCTTGAGGCAAACCAGCCGCCGCATCACTGCAATCGCCTGATTTTGCCCGGAACCACCGGAAGTGTGCCGGAGAGAGTTGTTTGCGCTGAATGCGGGCGATCGATGGAGAGGTTTTTCTTGTATCGTTGCTGCACTGACTAA